The following are from one region of the Mustela lutreola isolate mMusLut2 chromosome 7, mMusLut2.pri, whole genome shotgun sequence genome:
- the EDDM3B gene encoding epididymal secretory protein E3-beta isoform X1 has translation MASFLKALGPLLALLFPLGGLLVHSQNISWKEFMKQHYLSTSWKFSDYKCNDLMREREAPQDRNYHIFIYTFWHKIEHICFRKWRDRYRNVYIWAQHPFKILQCYQEGNQKSYREHGGYSYIEFHCGMNGAQNPSTLAEEQQTKASEPGTNHCLYPQQEPQ, from the exons ATGGCATCCTTTCTAAAGGCCCTAGGCCCTCTCTTGGCCCTGCTATTTCCCCTAGGTGGTCTGCTTGTACACAGCCAGAACATTTCCTGGAAGGAATTCATGAAACAGCACTACCTGAGCACAAGCTGGAAATTCAGCGACTACAAATGCAATGATCTCATGAGGGAAAGAGAAGCTCCACAAGACAGGAACTATCACATCTTCATCTATACCTTTTGGCACAAAATTGAGCATATTTGCTTCAGGAAGTGGAGAGACCGTTACAGAAATGTATACATATGGGCCCAGCATCCCTTCAAAATACTCCAGTGCTACCAGGAGGGCAACCAAAAGAGCTATAGAGAGCATGGCGGCTACAGCTACATTGAATTCCACTGTGGCATGAACGG GGCTCAGAACCCTTCCACGCTGGCAGAGGAACAGCAGACAAAAGCTTCTGAGCCTGGGACTAACCACTGTCTCTATCCTCAGCAGGAGCCCCAATAA
- the LOC131836022 gene encoding LOW QUALITY PROTEIN: ribonuclease K3-like (The sequence of the model RefSeq protein was modified relative to this genomic sequence to represent the inferred CDS: deleted 1 base in 1 codon) — translation MVVNNNFGLMASTTIIFSFSSLFLHRRMMLDLLGPFPLLLLLLGSWGPGLPPGAMAQLARFQIFEIQHIRAGPVQCNNVMRAVNSLTQHCKPQNTFLHDTFQNVAATCLLPNRTCKNGQNNCHQSANRIGMTYCSRTGGTYPNCRYSTTPQNQFYTVACNPPQPGDPPYPLVPVHLD, via the exons ATGGTTGTGAATAATAATTTTGGTCTTATGGCTTCTACTAcaatcattttctccttttcttctctcttcctacaCAGAAGA ATGATGCTGGATCTTCTGGgaccctttcctctcctcctgttGCTGTTGGGATCATGGGGGCCAGGGCTTCCCCCTGGTGCTATGGCTCAACTCGCTaggtttcaaatatttgaaattcagCATATAAGAGCAGGTCCCGTACAATGCAACAATGTAATGCGTGCTGTTAATAGTCTTACTCAGCACTGTAAACCTCAAAATACCTTTCTGCATGACACCTTCCAGAACGTGGCTGCTACCTGTCTTTTGCCCAACAGGACCTGCAAGAATGGCCAGAATAATTGCCACCAGAGTGCAAATCGTATTGGCATGACTTACTGCAGTCGCACTGGAGGGACATATCCCAACTGCCGCTACAGTACTACTCCCCAGAACCAGTTCTACACTGTTGCCTGTAACCCCCCTCAGCCGGGCGACCCTCCCTATCCTCTAGTTCCTGTGCACTTAGATTAA